A segment of the Streptomyces sp. Tu 2975 genome:
AAGTTGATGTCGCGTATCGCGAAGGCAGCCGCCGTAGTCGCCGGCACTGGTGCCATCCTGGCCGGCGGCGCCGGCATGGCTGCCGCCGATGCCGGAGCGCACGGTGCCGCTGTCGGTTCCCCCGGCGTCCTGTCCGGCAACGCGGTCCAGGTGCCCGTGCACGTGCCGGTCAACGTCTGCGGCAACACCGTGAACGTCATCGCCCTGCTCAACCCGACCTTCGGCAACCAGTGCGTGAACGTCGACGGTGGCGACCACGGCGCCTACGGCGGCTGACCACACCGACGCTGCGGCCTCCCCTTCACCACTCCGGGGGAGGCCGCAGTCATGTCCGGCGGGTCCGACCGCCGGGCACGAAGGGGAGGGGCCCACCGCGCGTGAGGGACGTCCGGTCAGCCGTACCGGTAGAAGCGTGTGTGGTCCATGAGCGCCGACGGCTTCACGTCCCACGGCGGCATCGGCTCGTCGGCCGAGAAGACCCGCCCGTACTGCGGATCGGACCGTTCGAGCCTCTTGTCCGGCAGATAACGGGACTCCGGGTGCGCCTTCTGCCAGCGCGTCCACAGCAGGTCCATGTACGCGTGGTGGAGCCAGAAGACCGGGTCGTCGGGAGAGGTGGCGCTCATCATCAGGCCGCCGACCCATCGATGCACCCGGTTGTGGAGGCGCCAGCGGTCGGAGCCGCCGGCGCTCCAGCCCTCCATCCGGTTACGGAAACCGCGGGGCACCGTGGAGTCCCACGGTGCGGCGTCGTAGAGCGGATCGTCCAGCGCCTGGGCCACCTCGGCCTTCGTCGGCAGCGACACCGGGTTGCCCGGGCGGCCCAGGTCGCGGGTGAGGAAGTTCCCTTCGGAGATCGGGGCGTTGATCCGCCAGTCGCCGTTGACGTAGGCGAAGGGCCCGGTCATGACCTGCCGGTCGCTGCGGCGCCCGGTGCCGCCCATGAGATCGTCGGCCCACAGCGACGACGACGGCGAATTGTCCGTCGTCCAGTCCCAGTACGGGACGGACACACCGGAGTCGATCTTCTGGAGTGCCCGCTCGAACTCGAGCAGGAATTTGCGGTGCCAGGGGAAGAACGACGGTGTCATATGGGCGGCACGCGGACGGTCCTCCGCGTCGGTGACGTAGTACTCGCCGTGCATCCTGACGAACTCGTCGTACCGG
Coding sequences within it:
- a CDS encoding chaplin; its protein translation is MSRIAKAAAVVAGTGAILAGGAGMAAADAGAHGAAVGSPGVLSGNAVQVPVHVPVNVCGNTVNVIALLNPTFGNQCVNVDGGDHGAYGG
- a CDS encoding tyrosinase family protein, whose product is MYTRKNQRNLTRSEKRRLVGALLGIKRSGRYDEFVRMHGEYYVTDAEDRPRAAHMTPSFFPWHRKFLLEFERALQKIDSGVSVPYWDWTTDNSPSSSLWADDLMGGTGRRSDRQVMTGPFAYVNGDWRINAPISEGNFLTRDLGRPGNPVSLPTKAEVAQALDDPLYDAAPWDSTVPRGFRNRMEGWSAGGSDRWRLHNRVHRWVGGLMMSATSPDDPVFWLHHAYMDLLWTRWQKAHPESRYLPDKRLERSDPQYGRVFSADEPMPPWDVKPSALMDHTRFYRYG